The genome window tagtcattctatcgctcgaagtggagtcgaaagagatgagttttcagtctgcgccgttatgatgtagttaaaacaatattggatgatagtcgttatttttgagtgttttggactgagataaatcATGGGTCAAAATTAACCCGCGAGCACCATGAACGGTAACAGCtttcgaacacaacacaagggttaagACATGAACAAGgtatttttctctctctttaaaaacacattttaatacaTTTATCAAAGTGCTAAAACATATATGACAAATACAAGATTAAAATAAATAGTGTACTCTTAAATGGACATTTGAAGATGACACGAGAGACTTTTCCaggaagaaatacaaatacatttttaattaaaactatatattattaaaataatacaaCACGTTTTAGATCAGGTAAAGATACAAAAGACATTATAAAGACAAAATGATGTCAACATATTAacatatgtatatattgtgTGCAATGTATGCATGATGTGTATGTACACATTTGGGAGACTGTTGGAGTTCTCCCCTGAGTGTCTGTCTACAGTTGGATGTTTACATCCATGAGATGGATACAAGACAGGAAACTGGAACGTTCTGATGAGACAACGTGTTGTGGTTAACAAGGCACAGATGAGTCACttgcccgtgtgtgtgtgtgtgtgtgtgtgtgtgtgtgtgtgtgtgtgtgtgtgtgtgtgtgtgtgtgtgtgtgtgtgtgtgtgcattaacCTTGTCTGAGCAGCAGCAATAAAAACAGCTGCCAGATAGTGTATTTCAAAGTCTCTTTAGGACAAACATTTGTGGTCTCGCTTCTTACGAAGGTGCTGTGAGTAATGCTTCAGGTGGCTTGAAGTGAAGGGGAGTGAGCGTGCTGTTATGGCAAACACACGGCACGGATACTGACGGAGTCTGaggcaggaagtgtgtgtgactgagagCCCGCATACACAAGGTGTCAACTCGAGACACTTCAACTGCATAGGGGAATCATTTGAACTAATGCTAACCATTTAACTAACCCAGTTGATTATTTGCATTGGgacaattatatgttttgaaTTGCAAGTTTTCtcaattgtttttaaatatatatacatgctaCTGTGCATTTACTGCACGATTAAATCTCCCGATTTTTGTTTCATTTAGTTGACATACAGTATTAAAATCCAACATTGGGATATCTCTTCGTGTCAATCCATACATCTGAAATGACTGTCAACAGCCATATCAAATAAAGTTTTAAGAATAAAGTGACACACAAATCAGATTATATGAAAAACCCCCGTGTAAAAAACACAAgagtatgagaaaaacaaatTGTGCAAGATATAACAGTTGAATAGGGGATTTGTTAAACAGATATTACTGTGGAACCTCCCCAATGAATAATGTAAAgacaatattattttattattcctTCTATTAAGTATTTTTGAATGTGTTGTTAAAATGTGAAAATATGGCATTATCTAATGCCAACACTTTGTGAATTGTATAAGAAATCTAGAGACTTAAAATTAAGAAAGTATAAAGAAATAACCACCTCCATGTGTATTTAGATGCCTTCTACTTCAATATCGTGAGTGACCTGAGGCACCCCCTTGCCTCTTACTTTGAACTGTTGCCATCCGGGCGGAGATATCGTGCCCCTCTGTTCAAAAAGAACAGATCTAGGCTGTCTTTCGTCCCACAAGCCATCAAACTCCTGAACCAAAGATGGCTAGGACGCACTGTTTACCCAGCTGGTCTGGCACtgtccctgcccccccccccactcctttTTGCAAATGAGATTGTTATATCTGCCGAtatctgttgtttttttatgtcTGTTCGTTTTAATCTGAGTCTATGTTGTTGTCAGTGACGtatgtattatctttttaaatgcctttgtgatgtgctgcaacccattttcccctcggggacaaataaacaaatactaTACTATACTACTACTTCTCTACCTCTATTTAAAAGAGGACATTTAACGGAGAGGACATTTAACAGAGAGGACATTTAACGGAAGTCAAATAGGCCAAAGAAATGGTCTTTCCTTGCACAAAGCAGAAAAAGACTATGGTGAGTCTCCGTGTGAAGATGTGTGTTACTTACAGGGCTGGAGAGCAGAGGCAGGCCTGTGCAGGGGTGGAAGGCCTTGGTCGCTGTGGCGTCTAACGAGTGGCGGTTGTGTTTCTTCCACGTGTTGCAGGGGCGCAGCGGGGAGGGGCTGTGAGACCGCTGGAGCACAGAGATGGAGAGAGATTAACACAGTGCAAGTTATTTGCTTAAAGATATGACGTTCATCAACCCCATCATTCAAAAGTATATGGAAGAGAAAGAGGAGTCCCTCACCAGGACAGGAGAAGGGGGAGTCATGTCTGGACTGGAGGTGTTGCAGCATCCGGACTGCGATGGGGCCTGGTTCTCGTCGGGGAACGCGGCCTGGGCCTGAGCACAGACCTGCACCTGCGACTGGAGCTGAGGCTTGCTGTGGTTGTGGCTCATGTTGCAGTTCATGGCGGGGCTCGCATCATTGCAAGTTCCACTACAAATCTGGGCATTCCTGCTCTCAAGGACGGGGGAGGCAGAGAGGGTTTCATGGCTGCTGGGTGTCCTTGCTCTGAGCTTTTCGCGTGGGGGAGTTCGTAAACGTGGACCAGCCTGAGCGTAGGAGCGGTCTGTGAATAAAGGTTCTTCAAGTGTAAGGTGAGCACCATTTTGGGCCCGGGGAGAATGGCGTTCGGTCCCCGGATCGACCGTGGGCGTGTCTGTGCAAAAGGGCGTGTGTGTGCGACTGCTGCCTgtgtgaggttcatggctgggtGTGTGTCCGTTAGTGGAGCCGTTGGTGGCAGTGTGTGGGGGGTGTGAGTATGTGCGGACCGTGTGTGTgactgttgttgtgtgtgtgtggtgcaggtGGCTGCCGGCGTGCCTCGGGGACAGCGAGGGGACGGACAGCCTCTCCTGGATGAGTCTCGTTATGTCTTGTACTGCCTGGGCGATCAGAGagctctctttctccctctctcccttgctctcctcccccccctctcttgtCTCGGTCATTCTCAGCTTCCTGCATGCTGCAGGTTTAGGGGAGGAGCTCTCTCGTTTGCTGAAGGAAGCAGGGTCAGTGGTGGGTGTGTTGAAGGGACTGGGCCACACACGTCCCACAAACTCGCAGGGGGGTACCTCAGGCTCTTTGGTCTTACTGGCAGTTAGGTCGTCGTGGTTACTGCCCCACATGGCTTTGGGAGGGTTGTCGGAGGCGAAAAGGCCGGGGGGGAGCGGCGGTGCTGTGGGGTCGCAGAAATTGAGCCTCTGTGCGATGCGGGCGATAACTTCCTGTCTCTCCTGCAGCAGGGAGCCAATTAAGGGGTTTGTCTCGGTTGAGGGCCTGGGGGAGGGGCTTCGGGGAGGCTCGGCCAATGAGAAGTTCTTAAAAGCTCTCAGAGGCTCAGGCATGGGCTTCTTTGTCCTAACACTGTTGTTGGGGACCGACCCGAAGTCCCCTACTTCTTTCGGGTCGGATGAACCGTTGAGCGCCGCGTACAGCCACTTCCCTGCTTTACTAGTGGGAAGTGGAGAGGGGGAGTGAGAGCGGGGCGGCGTGGGGGAGTGAGTGGACCTGTGGAATAGCGGGGATCCCAGACGCTGGGGGATGTTGACCTGCGGGAGCTCTCCATTCTGATACATGTGGTCCTCACCGGGCTCCTTCTTGCGGTAAGGAGGGGGGGCAGCCGTGTGGGGGAGGCTGTTGATGGGGAGATTAGGAATGGCTAATCCATTGAGGAGAAGGCCGGACATGGAGTTGGAGCTCTTGCTGTACATGTTAGCGTTGGGAAGGAAGTTTTCTTTGCCGGGGTCCTGCTGGCTATTTCTGTGGGTGGGCGGTCCACCATGGCTGTTGAAGTTGGGGTTGAGGCTGGGGGTCTTGCTGTAGAGCGGAGGCAGGCCGGTGTGGATGCTGCAGGCCAGGGTGGGGTAGGTGGGCTGGCGGGGGAGCGACTGGACACGAACCTGCAGTGCAACACTTTGGGATACATTGGGAATGGGGAAAATGTGTTCTGACGGCGGCTGGGAAAACTTCCACACCAGCTCCTCATCAGCAGCACTGATCCTGTTGGAAAGAGACAGGAAGAGGGACATTAAATAAACATTCTTTCATCCTAAAAGATGGACGCATTGCAAGAGCCTATCCCTGGTATACAGTTTTACTTCCTCTGATTCAATTTCCAAAACAGCATACCAGGTTTGCACCGATATGCTTTAGATTGAAATGCTGCTATTCATGTTTAGCCATGGATGAGTACTTATTTGTAATTGACTAATGTGTGCTTTTTTctatagttaacatgttggcaTACATATTACCTGTTATGTCACTTTTGCTGTAACGCTGTACATTTCCCCACTGGAGGActagactgttaaacacctgaactgttgaaacaacatccataatattcatctggctgctactaagaaattatttatctatttatctaatatatcattccaatgacttgcatatagactcttattgcactatttcactttttaaactatttttcttttttatattaatatttacttgcactatatttttctgtttatctgtgttattgtgttgcactgttggatgagcctgtgacctaagatgttcatcgtcataactacactgtagctatgttcgtatgacaaataaaaaaaaacttgaaccttgaacctcgaataaaggaattctgattctgatacaaTTGTGAAAATAACAACTTTATTGGCCCTGTAGCTTTGATCATCTAACCTCAGTTAAAAGCTTAAGGCCCACCAGAGTGAAAGTCTTCAGCGGGGGTTTTGTCTGACCTGTACAGGATGTTTCTCGGGACGATGCCATGGGAGGCGCTGAGCCAGGCGCTGAGCTGGGAGAAGAAGACGTAGGAGCGAACAGCCAACAGCAGGGTCTTCTCCTCAATGGACCGATCGCCGCTTCTattaaaaacacagatagaaaGGGGTGGAAATGTGCCCGAAAACACTtcaagtgagtgagtgtgtgtgtgtgtgtgtgtgtgtgtgtgtgtgtgtgtgtgtgtgtgtgtgtgtgtgtgtgtgtgtgtgtgtgtgtgtgcgtgtgtgtgtgtgtgactgtataTGTGTGTTTGTTCTGTGTTTGTGTACATGTCTCCAGGTGTGTTTCGGTGCACTTCAATTATATAAATGGCTATGTGCAGGCCACACGTATACCTTTATGAATagttcagtgtgtgtgcgtgtgtgtgtgtgtgtgtgtgtgtgtgtgtgtgtgtgtgtaatgcttTCATGTGTTCCCTGTTCCTACACATCAGTAGGAAAGTGGGCCGATTTGTAAAGCAAATTAACCCTCTGAGTGCCAGGCCAATTATCTGGTATTCGTATTGTAATTTATTCCATAATTTATTTGTATCCCCATTTGGCCTTCTCCTTTGCATGTCACCGAATTCATTGGAAGATGAAAGTAGTTCATGTCAGATTTAAAAGGACACAAAGAAACTGTCAAACCTGCACTGAATCTGTTATGAATGAATTACATTTGCAAAAGATGGGGATTTCACAGTTCTTCTGAATAACCTTTTAGTTTAGGTTCAATGTGTTATTAAGACCGAAGTGTGAGACTGTAGGAAATCATTTGCCATCAGCTTACATGGTGCATAAACACCAATAGCTGAACAATAGAATAGTTATTCATCAACTATTGACACTAAttattatcgtatcgtattaTTATTTCACAATTCAGCTACCTCATTCTTTCTTTTGCTCTGTATCTATTTTAAATCATGTCAAGGAAAGCAGAGCATTTGAGCATTAGTTGTGTAAACAGTAACGGCAAACCAAAGAGAGCAATGGATGATGATGGGAGGAGGCAGCAATCTTGGAAACACAAAGTGGCGTATTTAAGTCTAAAATACCGAATTGAAACTAAATGGTGGTGCGTATagtctcgtgtgtgtgtgtgtgtgtgtgtgtgtgtgtgtgtgtgtgtgtgtgtgtgtgtgtgtgtgtgtgtgtgtgtgtgtgtgtgtgtgtgtgtgtgtgtgtgtgtgtgtgtgtgtgtcttactgTCTAGGAACTGGCTGCAGGGTCCATCTCTCCAGCAGCAGAGCATCTTGTCTGATGACCGGGTCGCTGATGGGGTCACTCGGGGGGCACTCGTCACCATAGCAACAGTCTGGCAGGAGCATGACCTC of Pseudochaenichthys georgianus chromosome 3, fPseGeo1.2, whole genome shotgun sequence contains these proteins:
- the atosa gene encoding atos homolog protein A, with protein sequence MTLDNMKSERDATEEFFEYDAEEFLVFLTLLITEGRTPEYSVKGRTEGLHCPPAQSAMPPLHKHECSDKVPQCRQARRTRSEVILLWRNSIPIMIEVMLLPDCCYGDECPPSDPISDPVIRQDALLLERWTLQPVPRQSGDRSIEEKTLLLAVRSYVFFSQLSAWLSASHGIVPRNILYRISAADEELVWKFSQPPSEHIFPIPNVSQSVALQVRVQSLPRQPTYPTLACSIHTGLPPLYSKTPSLNPNFNSHGGPPTHRNSQQDPGKENFLPNANMYSKSSNSMSGLLLNGLAIPNLPINSLPHTAAPPPYRKKEPGEDHMYQNGELPQVNIPQRLGSPLFHRSTHSPTPPRSHSPSPLPTSKAGKWLYAALNGSSDPKEVGDFGSVPNNSVRTKKPMPEPLRAFKNFSLAEPPRSPSPRPSTETNPLIGSLLQERQEVIARIAQRLNFCDPTAPPLPPGLFASDNPPKAMWGSNHDDLTASKTKEPEVPPCEFVGRVWPSPFNTPTTDPASFSKRESSSPKPAACRKLRMTETREGGEESKGEREKESSLIAQAVQDITRLIQERLSVPSLSPRHAGSHLHHTHTTTVTHTVRTYSHPPHTATNGSTNGHTPSHEPHTGSSRTHTPFCTDTPTVDPGTERHSPRAQNGAHLTLEEPLFTDRSYAQAGPRLRTPPREKLRARTPSSHETLSASPVLESRNAQICSGTCNDASPAMNCNMSHNHSKPQLQSQVQVCAQAQAAFPDENQAPSQSGCCNTSSPDMTPPSPVLRSHSPSPLRPCNTWKKHNRHSLDATATKAFHPCTGLPLLSSPVPQRKNQTGYFDLDTSLAGCKGLPWASGKRVCPKREGYTDESQQLFSASAPPASLSLLGNFEECVLNYRLEPLGLVEGFTAEVGASGSFCPSHLTVPVEVSFYSVSDDNAPSPYMGVINLETLGKRGYRVPPSGTIQVTLFNPNKTVVKMFVVTYDLRAMPAGHQTFLRQRTFSVPVRRDTTNQSRKPLGRTLRYLVHLRFHSSKSGKIYLHRDIRLLFSRKSMEVDSGAAYELQSSTESPMDPPFSPRC